A single region of the Syngnathus acus chromosome 6, fSynAcu1.2, whole genome shotgun sequence genome encodes:
- the ptpn5 gene encoding tyrosine-protein phosphatase non-receptor type 5 isoform X1: MTRRLSSSTRSHTEDSIFLRPDEDPVWLDEPTKTGKRVHGASKTEELLGRKDESTEGQSSRQEEVFLHKVYSLVVQFHYWAALFVISQVTGYWMFFVVEGNGPFASIYKALQVIDFYLGFVLPCHPIFGMDSLKDVVNTTQQTWIIYATVGIGVTICVSMVIHMVCRWRYGTGLRPPGSASRDIGDRRQSVSRQPSFTLSEWTDAQEDLMDLDAVPQTPVFEMGTDSKPEGDAATLTVTPVGLQERRGSNVSLTLDMCTPGCTEPYGYGAQLSPRDQSAKEYLRQGTHILTPAMLHIRAMDDQGLQAEFYETPMNFVDPKEYNYPGLVRKNRYKTILPNTHSRVILKSQDEDDFLMTYINGNYLKGYGGEERAYIATQGPTVNTVGDFWRMVWQERTPIIVMITNLEEKNEKCAEYWPEDTVTHEGIEITVVTVTQEDDYSLRVFTLKCGDEERSLRQYWYTSWPDQKTPDKAPPLLELVQEVERAREEAPPTSGPVIVHCSAGIGRTGCFIATSILCKQLRMEGVVDILGTTCQLRLDRGGMIQTCEQYQFVHHVLSLYEKQLSHASEE; this comes from the exons ATGACCCGACGCCTGAGCAGCTCCACCCGCTCCCACACCGAGGACTCCATCTTCCTAAGGCCTGATGAGGACCCTGTTTGGCTGGATGAGCCCACAAAGACAGGAAAAAGAGTACATGGAGCCTCGAAAACTGAAGAATTGCTTGGAAGAAAAGATGAAAGCACAGAGGGGCAAAGTTCACGACAAGAAGAAGTGTTTTTGCATAAAGTGTACAGTTTGGTGGTCCAGTTCCACTACTGGGCCGCCCTCTTTGTCATCTCCCAAGTCACG GGGTACTGGATGTTCTTTGTGGTGGAAGGAAATGGGCCCTTTGCCTCTATCTATAAAGCCCTCCAGGTCATCGACTTCTATCTCGGCTTTGTCTTACCCTGCCACCCAATATTTGGAATGGAT TCTCTGAAGGATGTGGTAAACACGACACAGCAAACATGGATCATCTACGCCACTGTAGGCATTGGAGTTACCATCTGTGTTTCTATG GTCATCCATATGGTGTGTAGGTGGCGATACGGCACTGGCTTGAGGCCACCTGGAAGCGCTTCAAGAGACATTGGAGACAGACGTCAGTCTGTGAGCCGTCAGCCTTCCTTCACCCTGTCAGAGTGGACGGACGCCCAAGAGGACCTGATGGATCTGGATGCCGTGCCTCAGACTCCAGTCTTTGAAATGGGAACTGACAGCAAGCCAGAGGGAGATGCTGCAACTCTCACAGTCACACCGGTGGGGCTTCAAGAGAG GAGAGGCTCCAATGTTTCCCTGACCTTGGACATGTGTACGCCGGGCTGCACGGAGCCTTACGGCTACGGAGCCCAGCTTTCCCCAAGGGACCAGTCAGCCAAAGAGTACCTCCGGCAGGGCACACATATTCTCACCCCTGCCATGCTACACATACGGGCTATGGATGACCAGGGCCTGCAGGCGGAGTTCTAT GAAACTCCAATGAACTTTGTGGACCCTAAGGAGTACAACTACCCAGGGCTTGTGAGAAAGAACCGCTACAAAACCATCTTACCCA acacacacagcagaGTGATCCTGAAGTCACAAGATGAAGATGATTTCCTCATGACTTACATCAATGGCAATTATCTCAAA GGTTATGGGGGTGAAGAGCGTGCATACATCGCCACGCAGGGTCCAACAGTAAACACGGTGGGGGACTTCTGGAGAATGGTGTGGCAGGAAAGGACCCCCATCATTGTAATGATCACCAACTTGGAGGAGAAAAATGAG AAATGTGCCGAGTACTGGCCTGAGGACACTGTGACCCATGAGGGGATTGAAATCACTGTTGTCACGGTAACACAGGAGGACGACTACAGTCTGAGGGTGTTTACTTTGAAG TGTGGAGATGAGGAGCGGAGTCTGCGGCAGTACTGGTACACCTCATGGCCTGACCAGAAGACACCAGACAAAGCGCCACCTCTTTTAGAGCTGGTACAGGAAGTGGAAAGAGCCAGAGAGGAGGCCCCACCCACTAGTGGCCCTGTAATTGTGCATTGCAG TGCTGGAATCGGTCGGACTGGCTGCTTCATCGCCACCTCCATCCTCTGTAAGCAGCTAAGGATGGAGGGCGTGGTTGACATCTTGGGAACAACCTGCCAACTGCGTCTGGACAG GGGTGGGATGATCCAGACATGTGAGCAGTACCAGTTTGTGCATCATGTCCTCAGCCTGTATGAAAAGCAGCTGTCTCACGCCTCTGAAGAATAG
- the ptpn5 gene encoding tyrosine-protein phosphatase non-receptor type 5 isoform X2, translated as MTRRLSSSTRSHTEDSIFLRPDEDPVWLDEPTKTGKRVHGASKTEELLGRKDESTEGQSSRQEEVFLHKVYSLVVQFHYWAALFVISQVTGYWMFFVVEGNGPFASIYKALQVIDFYLGFVLPCHPIFGMDSLKDVVNTTQQTWIIYATVGIGVTICVSMVIHMVCRWRYGTGLRPPGSASRDIGDRRQSVSRQPSFTLSEWTDAQEDLMDLDAVPQTPVFEMGTDSKPEGDAATLTVTPVGLQERRGSNVSLTLDMCTPGCTEPYGYGAQLSPRDQSAKEYLRQGTHILTPAMLHIRAMDDQGLQAEFYETPMNFVDPKEYNYPGLVRKNRYKTILPNTHSRVILKSQDEDDFLMTYINGNYLKGYGGEERAYIATQGPTVNTVGDFWRMVWQERTPIIVMITNLEEKNEKCAEYWPEDTVTHEGIEITVVTVTQEDDYSLRVFTLKCGDEERSLRQYWYTSWPDQKTPDKAPPLLELVQEVERAREEAPPTSGPVIVHCSAGIGRTGCFIATSILCKQLRMEGVVDILGTTCQLRLDRW; from the exons ATGACCCGACGCCTGAGCAGCTCCACCCGCTCCCACACCGAGGACTCCATCTTCCTAAGGCCTGATGAGGACCCTGTTTGGCTGGATGAGCCCACAAAGACAGGAAAAAGAGTACATGGAGCCTCGAAAACTGAAGAATTGCTTGGAAGAAAAGATGAAAGCACAGAGGGGCAAAGTTCACGACAAGAAGAAGTGTTTTTGCATAAAGTGTACAGTTTGGTGGTCCAGTTCCACTACTGGGCCGCCCTCTTTGTCATCTCCCAAGTCACG GGGTACTGGATGTTCTTTGTGGTGGAAGGAAATGGGCCCTTTGCCTCTATCTATAAAGCCCTCCAGGTCATCGACTTCTATCTCGGCTTTGTCTTACCCTGCCACCCAATATTTGGAATGGAT TCTCTGAAGGATGTGGTAAACACGACACAGCAAACATGGATCATCTACGCCACTGTAGGCATTGGAGTTACCATCTGTGTTTCTATG GTCATCCATATGGTGTGTAGGTGGCGATACGGCACTGGCTTGAGGCCACCTGGAAGCGCTTCAAGAGACATTGGAGACAGACGTCAGTCTGTGAGCCGTCAGCCTTCCTTCACCCTGTCAGAGTGGACGGACGCCCAAGAGGACCTGATGGATCTGGATGCCGTGCCTCAGACTCCAGTCTTTGAAATGGGAACTGACAGCAAGCCAGAGGGAGATGCTGCAACTCTCACAGTCACACCGGTGGGGCTTCAAGAGAG GAGAGGCTCCAATGTTTCCCTGACCTTGGACATGTGTACGCCGGGCTGCACGGAGCCTTACGGCTACGGAGCCCAGCTTTCCCCAAGGGACCAGTCAGCCAAAGAGTACCTCCGGCAGGGCACACATATTCTCACCCCTGCCATGCTACACATACGGGCTATGGATGACCAGGGCCTGCAGGCGGAGTTCTAT GAAACTCCAATGAACTTTGTGGACCCTAAGGAGTACAACTACCCAGGGCTTGTGAGAAAGAACCGCTACAAAACCATCTTACCCA acacacacagcagaGTGATCCTGAAGTCACAAGATGAAGATGATTTCCTCATGACTTACATCAATGGCAATTATCTCAAA GGTTATGGGGGTGAAGAGCGTGCATACATCGCCACGCAGGGTCCAACAGTAAACACGGTGGGGGACTTCTGGAGAATGGTGTGGCAGGAAAGGACCCCCATCATTGTAATGATCACCAACTTGGAGGAGAAAAATGAG AAATGTGCCGAGTACTGGCCTGAGGACACTGTGACCCATGAGGGGATTGAAATCACTGTTGTCACGGTAACACAGGAGGACGACTACAGTCTGAGGGTGTTTACTTTGAAG TGTGGAGATGAGGAGCGGAGTCTGCGGCAGTACTGGTACACCTCATGGCCTGACCAGAAGACACCAGACAAAGCGCCACCTCTTTTAGAGCTGGTACAGGAAGTGGAAAGAGCCAGAGAGGAGGCCCCACCCACTAGTGGCCCTGTAATTGTGCATTGCAG TGCTGGAATCGGTCGGACTGGCTGCTTCATCGCCACCTCCATCCTCTGTAAGCAGCTAAGGATGGAGGGCGTGGTTGACATCTTGGGAACAACCTGCCAACTGCGTCTGGACAGGTGGTAG